In Miscanthus floridulus cultivar M001 chromosome 5, ASM1932011v1, whole genome shotgun sequence, one genomic interval encodes:
- the LOC136451644 gene encoding uncharacterized protein, translating into MPAASVVASAVERLQTVAQDAAMSSSRSAVAFSEQAQQTLVPRAAGRVVSLSTCTKVSAISFAVGIVVGFTLKKRLRRWAARLLKRIKDDD; encoded by the exons ATGCCGGCGGCGTCTGTGGTCGCGTCGGCCGTGGAGAGGCTACAGACGGTGGCACAGGACGCCGCCATGTCCTCGTCGCGCTCGGCCGTCGCCTTTTCCGAGCAGGCGCAGCAGACCCTCGTGCCCAGGGCCGCCGG CCGGGTTGTTTCTTTGTCAACATGTACAAAGGTCAGCGCCATTAGCTTTGCTGTTGGTATTGTGGTGGGGTTCACGCTCAAGAAAAGGCTACGCAGATGGGCTGCTAGACTGCTGAAGAGAATTAAGGACGATGACTAG